A single genomic interval of Arthrobacter sp. NicSoilB8 harbors:
- a CDS encoding sugar phosphate isomerase/epimerase family protein: protein MTTASAPTTFTLSGFGDEIDPDPEIQAAVLLAIGARHIEVRSAWGTNVSELSAEQLVELKTVLDAKGLVVSAIASPIGKVDVSLPVEHEVQRLRQIIDAARTLDTKYIRIFSFYRAEARSQDEIREDVMARMTALAALAAEAGVVLLHENEKGIYGDTPERVLDIMKSVDSPSLRIAWDNANFVQVGVKPHTDGYAMLRPYLEYFQVKDALAASGEVVPAGQGDGELNETIAALKADGYTGFASLEPHLASAHELGGFSGPVAFGSAARAFAGLAAKNRIELI from the coding sequence TTGACAACAGCGTCAGCACCAACAACCTTCACCCTTTCCGGCTTCGGCGACGAGATTGACCCCGATCCCGAGATCCAGGCGGCAGTGCTGCTGGCGATCGGCGCCAGGCATATTGAAGTCCGCAGCGCCTGGGGAACCAACGTTTCCGAGCTTTCCGCGGAACAGCTCGTCGAACTCAAGACCGTTCTGGACGCCAAGGGCCTCGTAGTCTCGGCCATCGCCAGCCCGATCGGCAAGGTTGATGTGTCCCTCCCGGTCGAGCATGAAGTGCAGCGGCTGCGACAGATTATCGATGCCGCCAGGACGCTGGACACCAAGTACATCCGCATCTTCTCCTTCTACCGGGCCGAGGCCCGGAGCCAGGACGAGATCCGCGAGGACGTCATGGCCCGCATGACGGCGCTGGCGGCGCTCGCAGCGGAGGCCGGCGTCGTGCTTCTGCATGAAAACGAAAAGGGCATCTACGGCGATACGCCCGAGCGCGTGCTGGACATCATGAAGTCGGTCGATTCGCCGTCGCTGCGTATCGCCTGGGACAACGCGAACTTCGTCCAGGTGGGCGTCAAGCCCCACACCGACGGCTACGCCATGCTGCGTCCCTACCTGGAGTACTTCCAGGTCAAGGATGCGCTGGCGGCCAGTGGCGAAGTGGTCCCGGCCGGGCAGGGCGACGGCGAATTGAATGAAACCATCGCCGCGCTGAAGGCCGACGGCTACACCGGCTTCGCCTCCTTGGAGCCGCACCTGGCCAGCGCCCATGAACTCGGCGGGTTCTCCGGCCCGGTAGCCTTCGGTTCCGCGGCCCGCGCTTTTGCCGGGCTGGCGGCGAAGAACCGGATCGAACTCATCTAG
- a CDS encoding ABC transporter permease → MIRFIAKRLGSGLVVLFVVSALTFFLLYISSGSIARNILGDQATAEQVALKEHELGLDQPLAARYFAWVADALSGNLGASWFTSEPVANSLATRIPVTMTMVFAAIILIAICAALIGVLAAVKRGWVDRVVQVGAIIGDSIPGFVIGVILVTVLAIQLGLFPATSTISPDSGADAWVYSMSLPVIALLINGVTGGAQQIRSAVIKQLERDYVRTLRSRGIGEREILFKHVLRSAAPAGLTVLSLQLIGMLGGVVIIEQIFALPGMGPLAVAATGQSDLPVVMGVVMYTVVVVIVVNLLVDILNGWLNPKVRVS, encoded by the coding sequence ATGATCAGGTTCATTGCAAAAAGGCTGGGCAGCGGTCTGGTGGTGCTGTTTGTGGTCTCGGCGCTCACCTTCTTCCTGCTTTATATCTCCAGCGGGAGCATCGCCCGGAACATCCTGGGTGACCAGGCCACCGCCGAGCAGGTGGCGCTGAAAGAACACGAGCTGGGGCTGGACCAGCCTCTGGCGGCCCGCTACTTCGCGTGGGTGGCCGATGCCTTGAGCGGCAACCTTGGTGCTTCGTGGTTCACCTCCGAACCGGTAGCCAACTCGCTGGCCACCCGGATCCCGGTGACCATGACCATGGTTTTCGCCGCAATCATCCTGATCGCAATTTGTGCCGCACTCATTGGTGTCCTTGCTGCGGTCAAGCGCGGCTGGGTGGACAGGGTGGTCCAGGTTGGCGCCATCATCGGCGACTCCATTCCGGGGTTCGTGATCGGCGTCATCCTGGTCACCGTCCTGGCCATCCAGCTGGGCCTCTTCCCGGCGACCAGCACTATTTCCCCGGATTCCGGGGCCGACGCGTGGGTCTATTCCATGTCGCTTCCGGTGATCGCCTTGCTGATCAACGGCGTCACCGGAGGCGCGCAGCAGATCCGCAGCGCCGTCATCAAACAACTCGAACGGGACTATGTCCGCACCCTGCGCAGCCGCGGCATCGGAGAGCGCGAGATTCTGTTCAAGCACGTGCTGCGCAGCGCGGCTCCGGCCGGCCTGACCGTGCTGAGCCTGCAGCTGATCGGCATGCTTGGCGGCGTGGTGATCATCGAGCAGATCTTTGCCCTCCCCGGCATGGGGCCGCTGGCGGTCGCTGCCACCGGCCAGTCGGATCTTCCGGTGGTGATGGGCGTCGTGATGTACACGGTGGTCGTCGTGATCGTGGTGAATCTGCTGGTGGACATTCTCAATGGCTGGCTCAACCCGAAAGTACGTGTGTCATGA
- a CDS encoding Gfo/Idh/MocA family oxidoreductase translates to MPKAAIIGCGDVSIVHFEALAGMDDAELVAVCDTDPGRRAAAQAAHGVPGFEDYRDMLEAAAPDVVHITTPHHEHAAIAIDCLHRGVNVVLEKPLAHTLAEGERLLAAAHESTARIGLCFQNRYNAPVQEMRRLLDSGELGKVLGASATVMWHRNADYYLDRPWRGSWGGGGGGLMMNQAIHTVDLLQWLVGDVVRLSGSTSTHALGDAIEVEDTAEFAALHSNGARSVFYATLANAVNAPVTLDISTENATLSLRGDLVVTYDDGRSDVVRERAAGSGGRSYWGVSHALLIADFYAGLAQPGPFWIDAAEGLKSLRIVKELYRQSFPGSEEKVS, encoded by the coding sequence ATGCCAAAGGCGGCAATCATCGGCTGCGGCGACGTGTCGATCGTCCATTTTGAAGCACTTGCAGGAATGGACGACGCCGAACTGGTGGCGGTCTGCGACACGGATCCAGGGCGCCGCGCCGCGGCGCAGGCGGCCCACGGTGTCCCCGGCTTCGAGGACTACCGCGACATGCTGGAGGCGGCCGCCCCGGACGTCGTGCACATCACCACCCCGCACCATGAGCACGCGGCGATCGCCATCGACTGCCTGCACCGTGGCGTCAATGTGGTGCTGGAGAAGCCTCTGGCGCACACGCTCGCCGAGGGGGAGCGGCTGCTGGCCGCTGCCCACGAAAGCACGGCGCGGATCGGGCTCTGCTTCCAAAACCGCTACAACGCCCCGGTGCAGGAGATGCGCCGGCTGCTGGACTCCGGCGAGCTGGGCAAGGTGCTGGGGGCATCGGCCACAGTCATGTGGCACCGCAATGCCGACTACTACCTCGACCGGCCCTGGCGCGGAAGCTGGGGCGGCGGCGGTGGCGGCCTGATGATGAACCAGGCCATCCACACCGTTGACCTGCTGCAATGGCTGGTGGGGGACGTCGTGCGGCTTTCGGGCAGCACCTCGACCCATGCGCTGGGAGATGCCATTGAAGTCGAAGACACGGCCGAGTTTGCCGCGCTCCACAGCAACGGCGCGCGCAGCGTCTTCTACGCCACGCTGGCCAACGCGGTCAACGCTCCGGTCACCCTGGACATCAGCACCGAGAATGCAACGCTGAGCCTGCGGGGAGACCTTGTGGTCACTTACGACGACGGGCGTAGCGACGTGGTGCGTGAGCGCGCCGCCGGCTCGGGCGGGCGCTCCTACTGGGGTGTTTCGCACGCCCTGCTGATCGCCGATTTCTATGCCGGCCTGGCTCAGCCGGGGCCGTTCTGGATCGACGCCGCCGAAGGGCTCAAATCGCTGCGGATCGTGAAGGAGCTGTACAGGCAGTCCTTCCCCGGCTCTGAGGAAAAGGTGTCCTAG
- a CDS encoding ABC transporter substrate-binding protein, which produces MKLGPKAAAAALILSASLALTGCGGGAAAGGSAAGTAATALTLGTIQDVRSWDPAQAHVGHLLQPYQAVYDTLILRQPDGKLSPMLATDWKYNAANTKLTVDLRTDVTFSDGAKFDAEAAKANIDHFKKANGPQMAQLASVQDVTVVDADTIDINLTVPDPALEYFLSQAAGLMGSPKALGTDGIKTEPVGSGPYVMDKAASVKDSQTVFTARKDYWNKDLQKYSKLTFKILTDLTARTNALVSGQVDATILDPKNGKQAEGAKMQLAANEVDWQGLLLLDRDGAKNPALQNVKVRQAINYAFDRKTILDQVMLGQGTPTSQPFGKASGAWTEGLENYYSYDPAKAKQLLKEAGFENGVTLEIPSVPGFETQISVVQQQLADVGITLKVGAALTNTFTSDVAAQKYTTMYFSLFQGEPTVAINQIVSTKALYNPFKNATPELDAKIEAVRAGGADAGKLAQEVNKYVVEQAWFAPLFRVNQMYYHNAKVNVTPQIQQAVPSIYNYSPAK; this is translated from the coding sequence ATGAAGTTAGGTCCCAAGGCAGCAGCTGCTGCCCTCATCCTCAGCGCGTCCCTCGCGCTAACCGGCTGCGGCGGCGGCGCTGCAGCCGGCGGCTCGGCCGCAGGCACCGCGGCCACGGCCCTGACGCTGGGCACCATCCAGGACGTCCGGTCCTGGGACCCGGCCCAGGCCCACGTGGGTCACCTTCTCCAGCCGTACCAGGCGGTCTACGACACCCTGATCCTGCGCCAGCCGGATGGAAAACTCAGCCCCATGCTGGCGACGGACTGGAAGTACAACGCAGCAAACACCAAGCTGACGGTGGACCTGCGCACGGACGTCACGTTCAGTGACGGCGCCAAGTTCGACGCCGAGGCCGCCAAAGCCAATATCGACCACTTCAAGAAGGCCAACGGCCCGCAGATGGCCCAGCTTGCCTCGGTTCAGGATGTGACCGTGGTGGACGCCGACACCATTGATATCAATCTCACTGTCCCGGATCCGGCCCTGGAATACTTCCTCAGCCAGGCCGCCGGCCTGATGGGCAGCCCCAAGGCGCTCGGCACGGACGGCATCAAGACCGAACCGGTCGGCTCCGGCCCGTACGTGATGGACAAGGCGGCGTCCGTCAAGGATTCCCAGACGGTCTTTACCGCCCGCAAGGATTACTGGAACAAGGATCTGCAGAAGTACTCCAAGCTCACCTTCAAGATCCTGACCGATCTCACCGCCCGCACCAACGCCCTGGTCTCCGGCCAGGTCGACGCCACCATCCTGGACCCCAAAAACGGCAAGCAGGCCGAGGGCGCCAAGATGCAGCTGGCCGCCAACGAGGTCGACTGGCAGGGACTGCTCCTCCTGGACCGCGACGGTGCCAAGAACCCGGCCCTGCAGAACGTCAAGGTGCGCCAGGCCATCAACTACGCCTTTGACCGCAAGACCATCCTGGACCAGGTCATGCTGGGCCAGGGCACCCCGACGTCCCAGCCGTTCGGCAAGGCCAGCGGGGCCTGGACCGAAGGGCTGGAGAACTACTACAGCTACGATCCGGCCAAGGCGAAGCAGCTCCTCAAGGAGGCCGGCTTCGAAAACGGCGTCACCCTGGAAATCCCGAGTGTCCCCGGTTTCGAAACCCAGATATCCGTGGTCCAGCAGCAGCTGGCGGATGTGGGCATCACCCTGAAGGTCGGCGCCGCGCTGACCAACACCTTCACCTCCGATGTCGCCGCACAGAAGTACACCACCATGTACTTCTCCCTCTTCCAGGGTGAGCCGACGGTTGCCATCAACCAGATCGTCTCCACCAAGGCGCTCTACAACCCGTTCAAAAACGCGACCCCGGAGCTGGATGCCAAGATTGAGGCCGTCCGCGCCGGCGGCGCCGATGCCGGCAAGCTGGCCCAGGAGGTCAACAAGTACGTGGTGGAGCAGGCGTGGTTCGCTCCGCTGTTCCGCGTGAACCAGATGTACTACCACAATGCCAAGGTGAACGTGACGCCGCAGATCCAGCAGGCCGTCCCGTCCATCTACAACTACTCACCGGCCAAGTAG
- a CDS encoding LacI family DNA-binding transcriptional regulator, with amino-acid sequence MTEPKTPEAAAPTGPVKKHARDGKSSATIYDIAKVAGVNPSTVSRALSKPGRVSAKTQKLIEDAAAELHYQVNPFARALPTGRTSTFGLIVADITNPTFFDIIRGAGATATARDYTLVLADSAESAVTELTTARRMMATVDGLILASPRMDDDDIRALARDKPVVVINREVDGVPCVVPDVNKGISEAVRSLAANGHTKVAYVAGPSQSWMSARRWDGVRSACEWSKLEAVRLESAKPTVDGGRQAARAVLASGATAVLTYNDLLAIGLMQELQAAGVVVPDQISIVGFDDIFGADFTTPPLTTVRSPLGECGSGAATILLDHLAGGGQETAATLSVETELVLRGSSGRLISTK; translated from the coding sequence GTGACTGAACCTAAGACGCCGGAAGCTGCCGCACCAACAGGTCCGGTCAAGAAGCACGCCCGGGACGGGAAATCCAGCGCCACGATCTACGACATCGCCAAGGTCGCCGGGGTCAACCCGTCCACGGTGTCGCGGGCCCTCAGCAAGCCGGGACGGGTCAGCGCCAAGACGCAGAAACTCATCGAGGATGCCGCCGCCGAGCTCCACTACCAGGTGAACCCGTTCGCCCGTGCCCTGCCCACGGGACGGACCAGCACCTTCGGCCTGATCGTCGCCGACATCACGAACCCCACCTTCTTCGACATCATCCGCGGCGCCGGGGCCACCGCCACCGCCCGCGACTACACCCTGGTCCTCGCGGACTCGGCCGAGTCCGCCGTCACCGAGCTGACAACGGCCCGGCGGATGATGGCCACCGTGGACGGACTCATCCTTGCCAGCCCGCGCATGGACGACGACGACATTCGCGCCCTCGCCCGCGACAAGCCGGTGGTGGTCATCAACCGCGAGGTCGACGGCGTGCCGTGCGTCGTCCCGGACGTCAACAAGGGGATCAGCGAAGCCGTCCGCAGCCTGGCCGCGAACGGGCACACGAAAGTGGCCTACGTTGCGGGGCCGTCCCAGTCCTGGATGTCGGCGCGGCGCTGGGACGGCGTCCGCTCCGCGTGCGAATGGTCCAAGCTGGAAGCCGTGCGGCTCGAATCCGCCAAGCCAACGGTCGACGGCGGCCGGCAGGCCGCGCGCGCGGTCCTGGCCAGCGGAGCGACCGCGGTCCTGACCTACAACGACCTTCTTGCCATCGGCCTCATGCAGGAACTCCAGGCCGCCGGCGTGGTGGTCCCGGACCAGATCAGCATCGTGGGCTTTGACGATATCTTCGGGGCGGATTTCACCACCCCGCCCCTGACCACCGTGCGCTCCCCGCTGGGCGAATGCGGTTCCGGCGCGGCAACAATCCTCCTGGACCACCTGGCCGGCGGCGGCCAGGAAACCGCCGCGACGCTGAGCGTGGAAACCGAGCTCGTACTGCGGGGGTCCAGCGGACGGCTCATCTCCACCAAATAA
- a CDS encoding ATP-binding cassette domain-containing protein has product MSTTESAPLLTVDRLVVEYPSKKFRAQPFRALTDISISIGRGETLGLVGESGSGKTTLGRAILGLAPVTAGTISFDGKDISHATRRDRRVLSRDLQVVFQDPYTSLNPALEIGDILAEPLGVQGMEPAAAKKRVRELLDQVGLPTDAINRLPREFSGGQRQRVAIARALALSPKLIVCDEPVSALDLSTQARVLDLFLQIQKDTGVSYLFVSHDLDVVRHISHRVAVMYHGEIVEQGPAGVVTTDPDHPYTQRLLLASPVPDPDRQEQRRADRHRLLEAQRMQHEQAGALA; this is encoded by the coding sequence ATGAGCACCACCGAAAGCGCGCCGCTGCTCACCGTGGACCGGCTGGTGGTGGAGTACCCCAGCAAGAAGTTCCGGGCCCAGCCCTTCCGCGCCCTGACGGACATCAGCATCAGCATCGGCCGCGGCGAAACGCTCGGCCTGGTGGGGGAGTCCGGCTCCGGCAAGACCACCCTGGGCCGCGCCATCCTGGGGCTGGCCCCGGTGACCGCCGGGACAATCAGCTTCGACGGCAAGGACATCAGCCACGCCACCCGCAGAGACCGGCGGGTCCTGAGCAGGGATCTGCAGGTGGTCTTCCAGGACCCGTACACCTCGCTTAACCCAGCCCTGGAGATCGGCGACATCCTCGCCGAACCGCTGGGCGTGCAGGGCATGGAACCCGCGGCGGCCAAGAAGCGCGTCAGGGAACTGCTGGACCAGGTGGGCCTTCCCACCGACGCCATCAACCGGCTGCCGCGCGAATTCAGCGGCGGGCAGCGCCAGCGTGTGGCGATCGCCCGCGCCCTGGCACTTTCGCCGAAACTGATCGTCTGCGACGAGCCCGTCAGCGCGCTGGACCTCTCCACCCAGGCCAGGGTGCTGGACCTGTTCCTGCAGATCCAGAAGGACACCGGAGTGTCCTACCTCTTCGTCTCGCACGACCTTGACGTCGTCCGGCACATCAGCCACCGCGTCGCCGTGATGTACCACGGCGAGATTGTCGAACAAGGACCGGCCGGCGTCGTCACCACCGACCCCGACCACCCCTACACCCAGCGGCTGCTGCTCGCCTCCCCGGTCCCCGATCCGGACCGCCAGGAACAGCGCCGCGCGGACCGGCACCGCCTGCTCGAAGCGCAGCGGATGCAGCACGAACAAGCCGGCGCCCTCGCCTAG
- a CDS encoding Gfo/Idh/MocA family oxidoreductase has protein sequence MSTKVRLGIIGLGQQGGLYAKLIAEGKVPNMVIGAICDTDPAKKELAASQYPDAPFYDEYIAMLESGDVDAIVTCVPHFLHPEMGIETLKRNIHALVEKPAGVYTKQVKELNEFAASKPELSFAIMFNQRNNPLYQKLKEIVDNGEIGAIRRTNWIITNWWRPQGYYNSSEWRATWGGEGGGVLVNQAPHQLDLWQWICGVPKSVYSKVAYGFRRDIVVEDEVTAVVDYGNGATGVFVTATHDLVGTDRFEILGDQGKIVVENSKTATVTRLHKPERELSESLDMSDVLKLFMGQMDTEEFYTTEVIEFDSAWGAQHAGVLENFAANVLDGTPLLAPGSDGINGVRLANAIHLSSWTGKEVSLDFDQDEFLTELNKRIAEEGKFPERV, from the coding sequence ATGAGCACCAAAGTACGCCTCGGCATCATCGGCCTGGGCCAGCAGGGCGGTCTGTACGCCAAGTTGATCGCCGAAGGAAAAGTCCCGAACATGGTGATCGGCGCCATCTGCGACACCGATCCCGCCAAGAAGGAACTTGCCGCTTCCCAGTACCCGGATGCGCCCTTCTACGACGAATACATCGCCATGCTCGAAAGCGGCGACGTCGACGCGATCGTCACCTGTGTGCCGCACTTCCTGCACCCGGAAATGGGTATCGAAACCCTCAAGCGCAACATCCACGCCCTCGTGGAGAAGCCGGCCGGCGTCTACACCAAGCAGGTCAAGGAGCTCAACGAGTTCGCAGCCTCCAAGCCCGAGCTGTCCTTCGCCATCATGTTCAACCAGCGCAACAACCCGCTGTACCAGAAGCTCAAGGAAATCGTCGACAACGGCGAGATCGGCGCCATCCGCCGCACCAACTGGATCATCACCAACTGGTGGCGTCCGCAGGGCTACTACAACTCCAGCGAATGGCGCGCCACATGGGGCGGCGAGGGCGGCGGCGTGCTGGTCAACCAGGCACCGCACCAGCTGGACCTGTGGCAGTGGATCTGCGGCGTGCCCAAGTCCGTCTACTCCAAGGTTGCCTACGGCTTCCGCCGCGACATCGTCGTGGAGGACGAAGTCACCGCCGTGGTGGACTACGGCAACGGTGCTACCGGCGTCTTCGTCACCGCCACGCACGACCTCGTGGGCACAGACCGCTTCGAGATCCTGGGCGACCAGGGCAAGATCGTCGTCGAAAACTCCAAGACCGCCACGGTGACCCGCCTGCACAAGCCCGAGCGCGAACTGAGTGAGAGCCTGGACATGAGCGATGTCCTCAAGCTTTTCATGGGCCAGATGGACACGGAGGAGTTCTACACCACCGAGGTCATCGAGTTCGATTCGGCCTGGGGTGCCCAGCACGCCGGCGTCCTGGAGAACTTCGCCGCCAACGTCCTGGACGGCACGCCGCTGCTGGCCCCGGGCTCGGACGGCATCAACGGCGTCCGCCTCGCCAACGCGATCCACCTTTCCAGCTGGACGGGCAAGGAAGTCTCCCTGGACTTCGACCAGGACGAGTTCCTCACCGAGCTCAACAAACGGATCGCCGAGGAAGGCAAGTTCCCCGAGCGCGTCTGA
- a CDS encoding sugar phosphate isomerase/epimerase, which translates to MAKIGVQAMMLKDSFTELGAFETLRKVSAIGYNAVEISQIPMTPENVAELNRSRSELGMDIAALSVAMETPKGFPGDSLQDNFDKIVDDAQSLDSTLLRIGMLPFAAMKSIDAVIDFAKQANEYAERLQEHGIGLYYHNHHIEFAKFDGKYMLDIIAGNSPAMGMELDVHWVQRGGQDPVRTIEKYAGRTAMVHLKDYRIGQLPEESFGLLETGDFRGFMDHFKNVVQFAEVGEGNLDFASIIPAAEAAGARYLLVEQDELYGRTVWEALQTSYDNLLALGHADLF; encoded by the coding sequence ATGGCAAAAATCGGCGTACAGGCGATGATGCTCAAAGACAGCTTCACCGAACTCGGGGCCTTTGAGACGCTCCGCAAGGTCAGCGCGATCGGCTACAACGCCGTCGAGATCTCCCAGATCCCGATGACGCCGGAAAACGTAGCAGAGCTGAACCGCTCCCGCAGCGAGCTCGGCATGGACATCGCCGCGCTGTCCGTGGCCATGGAAACACCGAAGGGCTTCCCGGGCGATTCGCTCCAGGACAACTTCGACAAGATCGTTGACGATGCCCAGAGCCTGGACTCGACACTGCTGCGGATCGGCATGCTGCCGTTCGCGGCCATGAAGTCGATCGACGCCGTCATCGACTTCGCCAAGCAGGCCAACGAGTACGCCGAACGCCTGCAGGAACACGGCATCGGACTGTACTACCACAACCACCACATCGAGTTTGCGAAGTTCGACGGCAAATACATGCTGGACATCATCGCCGGGAACTCCCCGGCCATGGGCATGGAGCTGGACGTGCACTGGGTGCAGCGCGGCGGCCAGGACCCCGTCCGCACCATCGAAAAGTACGCCGGCCGCACCGCCATGGTGCACCTGAAGGACTACCGGATCGGCCAGCTGCCCGAAGAATCCTTCGGGCTCCTCGAGACGGGCGATTTCCGCGGCTTCATGGACCATTTCAAGAACGTGGTCCAGTTCGCCGAAGTGGGCGAAGGCAACCTCGACTTCGCTTCCATCATTCCTGCCGCAGAGGCAGCCGGCGCCCGGTACCTGCTGGTGGAGCAGGACGAACTCTACGGCCGCACCGTCTGGGAAGCCCTGCAAACCTCCTATGACAACCTGCTGGCCCTGGGCCACGCCGACCTCTTCTAG
- a CDS encoding dipeptide/oligopeptide/nickel ABC transporter permease/ATP-binding protein: MSDSVETAAPAAPAPTGQSGTVVRSTVLRRLFRNPLGLVAMALLLGISLLAILAPVLAPFQENYSNIAKTLAAPDSVNILGTDSAGRDVWSRLLFGAQLTLLSALLCAGVAIAIGLPAGLIAGYYAGRFEAVSNWVVSVLMSLPGLIVLLTIRAAFGPSVWISMIAFGILISPSYFRLTRTAVQSVRNELYVDAARVSGLSDLNIIARHIFSVVRAPIIIQTAAIAGVAIAIQSGLEFLGLGDPTKATWGVMLSEGFKNVYLNPTLLFWPALAMALTIGGLVLLGNAIRDALEDGEKIKHRRKKTAQTAGTTAASAAARPSRKPVAAVVRGTEHHLVKVTNLGVGYPQADGSIKKVVDDVSFHVDRGEILGIVGESGSGKSQTAFSILGLLPDNARIVAGSIQFDGGYTVAPGEDRVSQERLSKLRGKRISYIPQEPMSNLDPAFTIGYQLVTPMVRVLGITKAEARRRALKLLTDVGIVNPERTFDAYPHEVSGGMAQRVLIAGAISCEPDLVIADEPTTALDVTVQAEVLDLLRELQQRLNIGVILVTHNFGVVADLCDRVAVMQNGRLVEEGPVREILRNPQEPYTQTLLASMLEGKEPMSMLVSTLQKEPVA, from the coding sequence ATGAGCGATTCTGTAGAAACCGCGGCCCCCGCCGCCCCCGCACCCACAGGGCAGAGCGGAACCGTGGTTCGCTCCACCGTCCTCCGGCGACTGTTCAGGAACCCCCTGGGCCTCGTTGCCATGGCCCTGCTGCTGGGGATCTCGCTCCTGGCGATCCTGGCTCCGGTCCTGGCGCCCTTCCAGGAGAACTATTCCAACATCGCCAAGACCCTTGCTGCCCCGGACTCCGTGAACATCCTGGGAACGGACAGCGCGGGCCGTGACGTCTGGAGCCGGTTGCTGTTCGGCGCGCAGCTGACGCTGCTGTCCGCCCTGCTCTGCGCCGGCGTGGCCATCGCCATCGGCCTGCCGGCCGGCCTGATCGCCGGCTACTACGCGGGCAGGTTCGAGGCCGTCTCCAACTGGGTGGTGAGCGTCCTCATGAGCCTTCCCGGGCTGATCGTGCTGCTGACCATCCGGGCGGCCTTCGGCCCCTCGGTATGGATCTCCATGATTGCCTTCGGCATCCTCATCAGCCCGTCCTATTTCCGGCTGACCCGCACGGCCGTCCAGTCGGTGCGCAACGAGCTGTATGTCGACGCCGCCCGGGTTTCCGGGCTCTCGGACCTGAACATCATCGCGCGCCACATCTTCTCTGTGGTCCGGGCGCCCATCATCATCCAGACCGCCGCGATTGCCGGGGTGGCCATCGCCATCCAGTCCGGCCTGGAGTTCCTCGGCCTGGGCGATCCCACCAAGGCCACCTGGGGCGTCATGCTCTCCGAGGGCTTCAAGAATGTCTACCTGAATCCGACCCTGCTGTTCTGGCCGGCACTGGCCATGGCACTGACCATCGGCGGCCTGGTCCTGCTTGGCAACGCCATCCGCGACGCCCTTGAGGACGGCGAAAAGATCAAGCACCGCCGCAAGAAAACGGCCCAGACGGCCGGAACGACGGCGGCGTCCGCCGCCGCGCGCCCGTCGCGGAAGCCGGTGGCCGCCGTCGTTCGCGGAACCGAGCACCACCTGGTCAAGGTGACCAATCTCGGCGTCGGCTATCCCCAGGCGGACGGTTCCATCAAGAAGGTCGTTGACGACGTCTCCTTCCACGTGGACCGCGGCGAGATCCTGGGCATTGTGGGCGAATCCGGCTCGGGCAAGTCCCAGACCGCGTTCTCCATCCTGGGCCTGCTGCCGGACAACGCCCGCATTGTGGCCGGCTCCATCCAGTTCGACGGCGGCTACACAGTGGCCCCGGGCGAGGACCGCGTCAGCCAGGAACGGCTGTCCAAACTGCGCGGCAAGCGGATTTCCTATATTCCGCAGGAGCCCATGAGCAACCTGGATCCTGCCTTCACCATCGGCTACCAGCTGGTGACGCCCATGGTGCGCGTCCTTGGGATCACCAAGGCCGAGGCCAGGCGGCGCGCCCTGAAGCTGCTCACGGACGTCGGCATCGTCAACCCGGAACGGACCTTCGACGCCTACCCGCACGAAGTCTCGGGAGGCATGGCCCAGCGGGTGCTGATCGCCGGCGCCATCAGCTGCGAACCGGACCTGGTGATCGCCGACGAGCCCACCACCGCCCTGGACGTCACGGTGCAGGCGGAGGTGCTGGACCTGCTGCGCGAGCTCCAACAGCGCCTGAACATCGGCGTCATCCTGGTGACCCACAACTTCGGCGTAGTCGCGGACCTTTGCGACCGCGTGGCCGTGATGCAAAACGGCCGGCTCGTGGAGGAAGGGCCCGTCCGCGAGATCCTCCGCAATCCGCAGGAACCCTACACACAGACGCTTCTGGCGTCGATGCTTGAAGGCAAGGAACCCATGTCCATGCTCGTTTCCACCCTGCAGAAGGAGCCCGTCGCATGA